The DNA region tgacctgagttgaaatcgagagttggacgcttaaccgacggcgtcacccaggtgcccccacaaaccctccagtttTCAAAGGCCCAGGATTGGGTCATGGGAGTGAGGCAACTGGAAATCCTGTGCCCAGGGGAGGGCGTAAGCTAACTACCTACTACCTGGGCTCTAGGCGGAAGGAGCAGGGCTTGGACCCGGCCACGCACGCAGGTTTCTCCATCTGTACGATGGGCCCCCCATCTGCTTCCTTCCCTGTAGAAGGGCTCCGTGGATGGGGGGGTCAGGCCAGGTTGCGTTACCGGCCTCACCTCTGAACCTGGGCTTGCTCCCTCCTGGGAGGTCCCAAGGATCAGGGATGTTCCCCGGCCCCACTCGTCCTGCCCTTGCCCTAGACTTGCTCCTACCCCTGCCACGGCCCAGGCAGGATGGGAGGGGCCCACTGGCCACGGGGGGGGCCCACCTACACTGTTCCTGGAAAGCAGAGTGGCAGGTCACTTTGGGCTCTCCCTCCCCAAACGCACCAGGCCAGGCCACCCATCCACTACCACactcctccccacacctcccGTGGACCTGCGCCAGCTTCTCGTCCCCGAAGGGCCTGCAAAACGAAGTGGCTTCTGGTCTCTGCTTTCCTCACGTGTAACCGCTGTCCTCTCCTTGCTCATGGGCCTAGGGGAGCCCGACCACTAGACCAAGCAACAGAACTCCCACGACTCTCAGGCACGGGGGATCCCATCCCAGCTCAGGGCACCATTACCCAGGCCTGGTCTCCGCTCCTGGAGGAGCAGCCCGGGccagtctctgcctcccacccAAACCCACGGCCTATTGCCCGTCTGGGGCACAGGTTTCCTCCTGCTGCCATCATGGTGGGATGCCCTCGGGGCTGGGAGTATTTTCAGGGTCCACCCTCTTGTCCCGCCGGGTGGGGAAGAACACTCAGGTCACCAGGCAGCTGATCCAGGGCAGAAAGGCTTCCCAGGGGTGCAGGGGATGCTGGGAAGGCAGGACCTCTGCGGGCCGGGGAGCCCCCCTCCACTGCAATGACCGTGAAGCCTGCGGTCCCCAGGAATCCCCAGACCATGGGGGATTGAGGGTGGAAAGCAGGCAAGGGAGGGCCAGGACTAGACTAGACAGGGGCGATCAGTGAGCTGAGCCAGTCGGAGATTCGGCGGCCACACGAGCTCCCGGCCACGGAGACAGATGAATTCTGCTCACTCTGCCGAGTCCCCACCTCCAGACCGCCCCACCAGGGGCTCAGCCCTCCGCGAACTGAGGCCCCCAACCTGGGCGGGCCATCAGCACTGGCTCATTCCTGGGCCCGGAGCACTGCCTACAGAGCACCAGGGCCAAGCGTCGGCTCTCAATCCCCACACCAGGGTGGGGACTCAGCGGGCAGGGCCCAGACAGCAAAGGGGTGAACCAATGCCTGTGGTCAGAGTTAAGCTCTGACGAGCCGCTAGGCACCAGAAGCCCAGGTCCCCTCGCTCTGGCACCAGCCGGGCCACCCCAAGCCCCTAGGGCAAGCACACGGGTCGGGAACACTTCCAAAGTCCTTTATTGGGCCAGCAAGGCCGGGAGCTGCCCTTGGCGTGGGGTCTCAGTCCCAGTCTGGAGTCTCCAGCTCTATGGCATCCCTGCCCCTGTTCCTGGCTGGGGCAGGTGGCCTCCTCTGACAGGCTACTTGATTCGCTCCTTCAGGTAGTCCCAGCCCTCCCTGGAGTACTCGCAAGCCTTGGAGGGGGCCGCCGACAGAGCCGACATCACCTTAATGAtgcctgtggggagggagggcccaGTGCCTTCAGCCACAGGGCTCAGCCACCGCTTCCCCGCTCCCCCCGGAAACCCTATCTCCGCAAGGCTTTGAGAGGCCCCAGTTCCAGCCTGGTCAGTTCCacacggggaaactgaggcagagatggGGCAGGGCCTCGCCTTGTCTGAAGTCACACGGTGAGCTCCAAAGTGACCTGTCTTCAACGGAGGCTCTATCTTGCTCCCACCCCCCTGAAATCTCCACCCCTTGTCCTCTCTTAGATCTGCAGGGGGTgcacagagcaggaaggagaaCGATGGAGAGGAATGGCCAGgaaatgggggcagggggtgctgaCTGGGGTATCAGGGGCCGCCACCCCCAAGCCCAGGGACCGGGGCCTACCTGAATTCCAGGAGTCGCGGATGTGAAAGTTAAACTTtggaggggctgggagctgggaagagaggggagaaggggcaggtgaAAAGGGGAgggcccaggagccccagccccctccGGAGGCAGCGGAAagcagcacaaagcccactgCAGAGAACACCGCGCAGGGCTGGAGGGACCAGGGACCAAAAGCCACCCCAGAACTGACGCCACACccccccacggcccccacccccaagccttaGCCTCACTCCCAGTCCCGGGGTACCTGGGGTATCTTCAGACCTGTCTGCTCACACACGTACTGGCTGAACTGGTACAGGGCTGGGGGGACTACCTCCTCTGCCTTCTGAAGGACAGCCTGGCTCTTGTCACTTGGCCCCAGCAGCTCGTGGTCATACACCAGGTAGACGGCACCCCCGGCCACACTGCCCTTGATGAGGAACctgcaggcagagaagggaaggacagCAGCTCAGTAGCTCATGCCTGGGACGCCAGTGGCCACCGTCGGGGCTCCAGGCCCACTTTGGGGAGGAGTTGGACTCCCGGGGCTGCCACAGTCCTCGGAGCGCCACACCTGAAGCCAGGCAGCGGAAGGCACTTTGGAAGCGCAGAGGCTTGCCTGACGCCCACTACGCCCGTTGAGTGTTGTACTCAATTTACCCTGCAAAGCGGAGCTACTCGGCCCCGTTTACCTGGGAAACTAAGTCCCGGAGAGGAACCGTGGGTCACGCGTGATCCCGCACAGAGCACGGAATAGTGAAGACTTAAGACCCCTGACTTTCTGTCTTCCAGCCCCGGGAGGCACGACCCGAGCGCAACCCTCGAGGGGCTTCCAAGGGCCCCCGGTCATTTCTTGTGTCGTACGTCGCTCTGGGCACGCGTTAACTTCCTGAAACAGCGCGTGCGGCATTCCCACCTTACAGAGGAGGCAACTGAGGCTCCGAGGGGTCTCGGACACAATCAGGAGGCAAGGGTTCGCTGGGACGCGGGAAGGAGGCGACAGGAGATCTCGGGAAGCCCCTCCCcgcctgaacctcagtttccccatctgggcGATGGGGGACCTGACACCACGGAATTCGAAGATCCAGTCGGGAGCAAACCGGAGGGGGTGCCCACCGGCGGGGACTTTTTCGGGGGCTCCGAGCCCGCCCGGCGGCCCCACGCACCTCATCAGCGACCACACTCGGGGCACCATGGTCCCTCGGCTCCGCGCGCAAGGACACTCGACTCGCTCGCCGCTTCCGGTGGCGGCGCCGCAGAGGCCTCTGGGAAACGTAGTCACCCTGGTCGGCCGCAAAGGCCTCCGGGAGTCGAAGTCGCTCGAAGGCTCGGAGACTCCGGAGAGGGACGGCGGCCCTACAGCGAAAGGATTCTGAGAAGTGTGATCTTCAGAGCCCGGGAGCCGCAAAGCTGCCTGGGAAATGGAGTCAGCAGGGCCCCGTGAGGGGCCGGATGGCTCGCCTGGCCGCAAAGActcctgggaaatgtagtcccgCCTGGCACAGTCCCGGGGGCGTGAGGGGGAAACAGGTGTCCGGCGTCTAGAATGAGGCCGGAGCGTGACCCAAGAAGATGTCGGAGCCCGGGAGATCCACCCGCGCCCGCGCGGGGGAATAAGGGCCCAGGCCCAGGAAGAGTGTGCCAGTGAGATGGTCGTCACGGCAACGAGAGGTCGGAATTGTGTGAGGGAAGCTGGCCCTCGGCCACGTGATCTGGGTCGGGGGTGGGGCTTTCGCCCAGGGGGCGGGACCAGGACCACGACTGGGAGGGGGCTAGCCTGGCCCTTGGCCGTTGCCCGGCAACGCCCGGGCGCTAAGTCTCCGCGGCCAGGCCCCTCCCCCTGAGGAGGTGGGCTCGGTGTCACGTGACTCGGGCCCTACGGGAGGGGGAGTGGTCGGGGGCCCGGCCGGACGCGACCACTTAGGGAGGTCCGAGGGGCGCGCGCCTCGTTCCCTGGCCCGGACCCCAGCCCCTCTGCACCGcggggagaaactgaggcccgagtGGGTAAGTGCGAGGTTGGGAGCGCGCAACACGGCCCGCGTCCTTTTTGtccagaggggaaactgaggcccagggaggtcagGGGACCGGTACGTTCTGCGATCGTCTGGTTCCCCCTATTCGTCCCCCATCGCAGGCCGActgcttcatccatccatccatccatccatccatccatccatccgcccaGCCGGCCATTCATCCACCCGACCCCACCTCCCCCTGCGTGGCTGCTGTGGTCAGGGCCAGGGTCGGAAGAGGGTCAGGTTAAGGGTCAGGTTGAGGCGCTTCACAGCCTTTCCCTGGAAGTGAGGAGAGGGGGGGTGGCTGCCGTGACTGGGGAAGGGCGAGGAGTTCACTTTTCTGAGAACTGAGGGAGGTTCATAGACGGGGATGGTGGAAGAGGAGAATGGACAGGCGGGCCAGGGCCCGACCCGCTGGGCATTGTGGGCTGAGGTTAAGATCTTGGTCTCTATGGGGTCAGTGGTGAGCCCTAGGAGGGTTTGGAGCAGGAAGGGGAACATCAGACTTCTTTGGACAAAGATCCCTTTGGCTGCCtgaagggggggtgggagggcgtaTGAAGATGGGggagcccgggggtggggggggcaactGCAACTTTGGGGTGGGGGCAAAGGACTGATGGCTGGATCTAGTGAAGATCTGAGGACACCCAACCCCACcatttctcagttctggaagTCCCCCTCTCTTGTCCTCCTGAGTTTGAAGGATTGAAACCCCAAGATGGGATGGACCTGTGCCTTTCCCTGGGGGGGAAATgcatgacccccccccccgcccccccccggccAAACGTTAAACACTTGGCCTGTTTCTCTTTCACCTTCTCCCTGGAACGAGTAAATTCACTCCCACAGCTGACGTCACATCTTAACCCTGATGGCATAGGTTCTTGTGTCTCCAACCCAGGCCTAAGACTCCTTCTGGGTGTCCCTTGGCAGAGTCATGTTTCTGAGCTCCCCCAGCTCCTACCCGCAATGTTCCTCCTGTCACTCAGTGTCCATCTGGTGCCTGTTGAGTACCTACTGAGTGTCTGGCACAGTTTGGGGCATTGAGGACCCAAGagtgaacaaagcagaaacaggtttctgtttctttcctgccTCATGGAGCACGACAGTCTAGGGGGAGATCAGTTTTGCTCTGACTTTAAAGAAGCGGGAGAGCAACTCGTTGGGTTATATTTGGGGAGAGCATTcggggcagagggcacagcccGTGCAAAGGCCCTCGGGCAGGATGGAGACTGGCTGCTTCCGAGGAACAGTGAGGAGGCAGGTGTGGCAACCGGCAGCGTGAGCAAGAGGGGCTGGTCCTCTGACCCTCAAGGAGCCTGGATATTGAGCAGGGCGAGGCAAGATGTGATTTGGCCCCTGGGGGGAGGGTGAAAGCCCAGAAGAGGCGAGGGGATTGGAGCTGTGGAGCAGGTGGCGGCTGCGGAGACGGAGAAGCgagggcagggcctggagcctcttcacACAAACTCTCATTGGGGAAATGGGTGCGGCTGTCAGCCAGGCCTGTGCCCGCCACCCTCTCTCCCGCCGCAGCCCCTGCAGCCCCGGGGAGGGCCATGAAGGTACTGCTCTTCACCGGGCTGGGAGCCCTGTTCTTCTCGTATTACTGGGATGACAACTTTGACCCTGGTGAgtgcctgggggggagggggggagggaggaatctgGCCAGCTGTCCGGTGCACCCCCAGGgttgaccaccccccccccccactgccagcCAGCCTCCAGGGAGCCCGCGTGCTGCTGACAGGGGCCAGTGCGGGCGTCGGGGAGGAACTGGCATATCACTACGCCCGCCTGGGCTCCCACCTGGTGCTCACTGCCCACACGGAGGCCCTCCTGCAGAAGGTGAGACATCCCATTTCCCGTTTGGTGGCCGGGTGGGCGTGGGTGGAAAGCGGGGCCCGGGCCTACTGAAATCCTTGCAACGGTCCGGGCTTCCCGTGTGACGTGAGGCCAGTTGTTTAAccgctgggcctcagtttcctcatttgcaaaccGGAGACAATAAAAGTACCTTCTCGTGGGTTATGGTGTTGGGTTGGTACAGTGACACAGCGGGGGTAAAACCGGGAGGGTTCCTCGGTCAGTGGGCGGGTGGGTAGTGTCCACAGCCTGTGCTGAGTATTGAGAATGAATGATGGTGGGTGTTGACGCTcggagtaggggagggggcttTAGGCTGGGGCCCCAGTGGCCTAGCGGGTGgcggggcgtgggggtgggggtgggggccggctGGGGCGGACGGGCCCACGGGCAGCTCTGGCCCCCCCAGGTGGTAGGGAACTGCCGGAAGCTGGGCGCTCCCAAGGTCTTCTACATCGCTGCGGACATGGCCTCCCCTGAGGTGCCCGAGCGCGTGGTGCAGTTCGCGCTGGACAAGCTGGGTGAGGGGCGGGGCCTTCGGGGCAGGACCCGAATGGGGTGGGGCCGTGGTAGTCGGCGGGTGGAGGTTTACGGGGCCCGGGGCGTGGCCAGGGGCTGGAACTCTGGACCGGGCCTTATAGGATCAGGGACGGAGCCTGGCAGGATGCAGGGAGGAGGGCCCGGTCTCTTTGCTATTAGGCGGGGCGCCACCCGGGGCCGAAGTCACTGGGTCGGCGCTCTGGCCGAGGCGTCGCTAGTTCAAGGCGACGGCGCTAGGGGCGGGGTCTCTTCGGGCCCAGGGGCGGAGCCTCAAGGACTAGCTCCTTGCTGATGGGCCTCTCCGGGCCAGGAGGACTGGACTACCTCGTGCTGAACCACCTCGGCGCCACCCCGGCAGGCTCGCGGTCCAGGAGCGTCCAGGCGACACGCTGGCTCATGCAGGTGCTCCGCCCCTCCGCGGCCGGCGCCCCGTCCCTCCGGTCCCCAGACTCCACCCCCTCCTAAATCCCCACCGCGGGCCCTGCCCCCCGCCCGAGGCCCCGCCCACGCCTCAGAGCCCCGCCCCTTCCGGGCTCGAGTTTCCCCGCGGTTCGGTGACTCGCCGTCGCCACCTCCAGGTGAACTTTCTGAGTTACGTGCAGCTGACTTCGTTGGCGCTGCCCAGCCTGACGGACAGCAAAGGCTCTCTGGTGGTCGTGTCCTCGCTGCTCGGTGCGTGCACGCGGGGCGGAGAGTCGGGAGGCCACAGGGCTCGATGCGGCCGAGCCCCAGGGCAGGAAGGccccctggaggagggggagcgGCGGTGGTCACTCAGCTGCTGCCCTCCCGCCCTGCTAGGCCAGGTGCCCACATCCTTCTCCCGCCCGTACTCGGCAGCCAAGTTCGCCCTGGACGGCTTCTTCGGCTCTCTGCGGCGGGAGCTAGACGTGCAGGACGTGAACGTGGCCATCACCATGTGTGTCCTGGGCCTCCGGGATCGCGCCTCCCCCGCCGAGGGAGTCAGGTGAGGCCCGGGGCCatcaggggcaggggcagtgagggGCCGCCCAGCCGCAGTTTCCACCGCACCCTCCTGTCCCCAGGGGCGTCACGAGGGCCAAGGCGGCCCCGGGGCCCAAGGCGGCCCTGGCCGTGATCCGCGGCGGCGCCACACGCGCCCCCGGCGTCTTCTACCCATGGCGCTTCCACCTGCTCTGTCTGCTCCGGGGATGGCTGCCGCACCCGAGGGCCTGGTTCATCCGCCAGGAGCTCAACGTCACCGCTGCCGCTGCTGCCTGAGCTTCTGCGGGTGGCACCCCTTCAGCTTCCCAGAGGGGAACCCTCTATCCAGCCGTCCCTGAGCGGGGACACGAACCGAGACACCTCGGAGACGGTGGCCGTGGCTCAAGACAGAGTCAtcaagacagaaaaggaaaaccgAGAAACACTACCAGCACCTGGAAACACGGTCACCTCTCCCGGTGTGCAAGTGCTGATCGTGTGCCAGGCACCCTGTCAGTGACCTGGAAGGCATGACCTCAGCCTTCCGGGCCACCACTGATGACATGGTTGCTGCTTCCATTTtgcagacaagaaaactgaggctcagagaggtgatgcGACTTTCGCCACGGCCCTGGCCGTGTGAAACAGGGCACACCacccctgagccaccctgggAACCCTATCCGTCTCCCACCTGGATCCTCTGCAGCCCTGATGTCTTCTTTCCACTCAGTTTTGGAGCATTCCCCTACTGTTGCCCCAAGCAAGGGACAGCCTTGAAACTGTCCACCTGCTGATGGGttctgaggtgggggaggagggaaagaacgCGTTCTGGGCTGGACCCAGCCTCCTGTTTCATTATAAAAATCCTTCTACCCTTGCACACGTGTGTTCAAATTGCTTGGTCCTTCCAGTTTGCTGGTGGCAGGTGGGTCAAGAGGAATTTGTGTATGGGGACCAGACTTCTCAACCCTATTTTAGGGAGAAatggaggcggagagagaggtaGCCCTTGCCTAGCAAGTCGCTGGTGAAAGGAAGGGTACTGACTGGCACTGAGGTTGTATTTGCAGCATGAAGTACAGGGTTTGCACAGCAGTAATGATAATGTGTATCAGGCTCTAAGCCCTTGGCATTGCTGATCTCATGGCATCATCACAATCTGAAGCTGGTGTTGCCACTGTTCCCATTTCATAGGTAAGGAAAGGTGCTTAGAGAGAGGCTGGACGTCCGTGGCAGGAGCTGGGATTCTCTACCTGCACATCACTGGTATTTATATCAGTTAGTGAAAACGTGACGCCTCCTCTCCCTAAAATGATAGATTAGTGCACTTGCAGAAGGAAAAAGCaactatacaaataaaaactgtagAACAAATACAATGTTACAATAGCTGTTGGCTATGCAGGGCTCTAGAATGAGCAAGGGTTACAAGGGTTAACCCCAAACAGATCAGCCCCAAACTGGGACCATCATTTGGGGATAAGTAGAAGTGAAAGATAaaaaaccagaattttttttttttttttttttttttttttttttttttttttttttttggtttcaaccCTGCCTGCTATCCCGGAACCAGCTAAAATTACATCAAATTATATCAAGTGCCATCAGGGGGCACTATACCACATCTTCAGTTCTAAGAATTTAGGATCATATAGATTGAAACCAATATCTGTTTATGGAAGTTTTATTGTGTGCCAAGTACCATTGTATCTTAAACAGTTTGGAATAGGTACTAttactgtcctcattttataaatgaagaaattcaggTGCCGGGTGGTAAAGTTCCTGGCGCAGGGTCAGCAAGCCAGTGGCCAAGGTGGGATGTCAGCCAGGAGCCTGCAAAAGTAGGATTCGGACTCTCAACCCACCGGCGAAGGGAGTCACCGCAGCCACGGCCAAGGCTAGCGCTGGTCCGCTAGTGGAAGCGCGCATGCGCAGGGAGATGATTCGCGCCGGCTCGTGGAGACCGCAGGGCCTCCAGCCGCCAGGGGGAGTGCGCGGCGTTCCCGCCTCTCTGGCTCGCTCGACCCGCGGAAGCTAGATATCCCAGAGTTCCGCGGGCCTACAGCCCTTCCGCCGCGGGAGCCATTGAGGAGCAGCAGGTTAGTCCGGTGCTCGGTGTGTGGGATCTGTTGCCATCCGGCCTCCGGGGCCCCGGGGCGGCTCAGGGCTGCGCCTGGGTGCGGCGAGCGAGCCCCGGGGAGCCGGGACGCGGGGTTCCGGGCGGCGGGGACCGAGCCCGCACTCATCTCTTGCCCTCCCCATCCGCGTCTGCAGCCATGGCTCTGCGCTACCCTATGGCCGTGGGCCTCAACAAGGGCCACAAGGTAACCAAGAACGTGAGCAAGCCGAGGCACAGCCGCCGCCGCGGGGTGAGTGCGGGTGCGCGCGTCGGGGGGAGCCTcttggggggaggcggggagggcccCGGCGACCGTGGTGGGGCGCAGGCGGGGACTCGTGGGCGGCGTGGGGGGTGTGAGACTCGCCCGAGCAGCGAGTGGAGACCCGTGCGAATCGCCTGCGTGAGGAGCGCCCACCTGGGCCGCACACCTGGAGGCGCCCCGCGCGGGTGTTTGCCGGGCGCACGGGGCTTGTCGAGG from Panthera leo isolate Ple1 chromosome A2, P.leo_Ple1_pat1.1, whole genome shotgun sequence includes:
- the MICOS13 gene encoding MICOS complex subunit MIC13, producing the protein MVPRVWSLMRFLIKGSVAGGAVYLVYDHELLGPSDKSQAVLQKAEEVVPPALYQFSQYVCEQTGLKIPQLPAPPKFNFHIRDSWNSGIIKVMSALSAAPSKACEYSREGWDYLKERIK
- the HSD11B1L gene encoding hydroxysteroid 11-beta-dehydrogenase 1-like protein isoform X4 — translated: MKVLLFTGLGALFFSYYWDDNFDPASLQGARVLLTGASAGVGEELAYHYARLGSHLVLTAHTEALLQKVVGNCRKLGAPKVFYIAADMASPEVPERVVQFALDKLGGLDYLVLNHLGATPAGSRSRSVQATRWLMQVNFLSYVQLTSLALPSLTDSKGSLVVVSSLLGQVPTSFSRPYSAAKFALDGFFGSLRRELDVQDVNVAITMCVLGLRDRASPAEGVRGVTRAKAAPGPKAALAVIRGGATRAPGVFYPWRFHLLCLLRGWLPHPRAWFIRQELNVTAAAAA
- the HSD11B1L gene encoding hydroxysteroid 11-beta-dehydrogenase 1-like protein isoform X1, which codes for MKVLLFTGLGALFFSYYWDDNFDPASLQGARVLLTGASAGVGEELAYHYARLGSHLVLTAHTEALLQKVVGNCRKLGAPKVFYIAADMASPEVPERVVQFALDKLGGLDYLVLNHLGATPAGSRSRSVQATRWLMQVNFLSYVQLTSLALPSLTDSKGSLVVVSSLLGAHILLPPVLGSQVRPGRLLRLSAAGARRAGRERGHHHVCPGPPGSRLPRRGSQGRHEGQGGPGAQGGPGRDPRRRHTRPRRLLPMALPPALSAPGMAAAPEGLVHPPGAQRHRCRCCLSFCGWHPFSFPEGNPLSSRP
- the HSD11B1L gene encoding hydroxysteroid 11-beta-dehydrogenase 1-like protein isoform X2, with translation MKVLLFTGLGALFFSYYWDDNFDPASLQGARVLLTGASAGVGEELAYHYARLGSHLVLTAHTEALLQKVVGNCRKLGAPKVFYIAADMASPEVPERVVQFALDKLGGLDYLVLNHLGATPAGSRSRSVQATRWLMQVNFLSYVQLTSLALPSLTDSKGSLVVVSSLLGAHILLPPVLGSQVRPGRLLRLSAAGARRAGRERGHHHVCPGPPGSRLPRRGSQTRKLRLREVMRLSPRPWPCETGHTTPEPPWEPYPSPTWILCSPDVFFPLSFGAFPYCCPKQGTALKLSTC
- the HSD11B1L gene encoding hydroxysteroid 11-beta-dehydrogenase 1-like protein isoform X3, with product MKVLLFTGLGALFFSYYWDDNFDPASLQGARVLLTGASAGVGEELAYHYARLGSHLVLTAHTEALLQKVVGNCRKLGAPKVFYIAADMASPEVPERVVQFALDKLGGLDYLVLNHLGATPAGSRSRSVQATRWLMQVNFLSYVQLTSLALPSLTDSKGSLVVVSSLLAKFALDGFFGSLRRELDVQDVNVAITMCVLGLRDRASPAEGVRGVTRAKAAPGPKAALAVIRGGATRAPGVFYPWRFHLLCLLRGWLPHPRAWFIRQELNVTAAAAA